A region of Streptomyces sp. NBC_01750 DNA encodes the following proteins:
- a CDS encoding WD40 repeat domain-containing protein produces the protein MWEPITWVPVGDPLTGQGKLVLSLAFSPDGQLLASGGQDGTVRLWNPATCAPVGEPLTRAPRADHGEWVESLAFSPDGRLLAVAHSNKTVRLWDPVTRMPVGEPLHHEQVVWSVAFSPDGQLLAVGVHGGTVRLWDPATRTPVGDPLSHTSDVRSVAFSPDGHLLAAGSVDGTMRLWHAAGTLPGRHDAMPLAARAVLHGMRHGRSLELAPPLEHRDGVRDAAFSPDGRLLATGSDEGLVRLWDPATRTLMAPLTGHDGRIWSVAFSPDGLILATTSEDGTVRLWDPATRTLMAPLTGHDGRIWSVAFSPDGLILATTSEDGTVRLWDPATRTPIGDPLTGHDQWVPSLAFSPDGGILATVGIDATVRLWDPATRLPVGDPFTHKAPVWSVAFSPDGRTLATGHANAALQLWDSASRIPIGDPLTHIGGVSSLAFSADGLILATTSEDGTVRLWDPATRTPIGDPLTGHEGSISSVVFSPDSSLLAVASGGMVVLYA, from the coding sequence TTGTGGGAGCCGATCACATGGGTACCCGTCGGTGATCCCCTCACCGGTCAAGGCAAGCTGGTCTTGTCACTGGCGTTCTCCCCGGACGGACAACTGCTCGCGTCCGGGGGCCAGGACGGAACGGTGCGGCTGTGGAATCCGGCAACCTGCGCCCCTGTCGGCGAGCCCCTCACACGCGCCCCCCGTGCCGACCACGGCGAGTGGGTCGAGTCGCTGGCGTTCTCCCCGGACGGGCGCTTGCTCGCCGTCGCCCACTCGAACAAGACCGTGCGGTTGTGGGATCCGGTCACCCGCATGCCCGTCGGCGAGCCCCTCCACCACGAGCAGGTCGTGTGGTCGGTGGCGTTCTCGCCGGACGGGCAACTCCTCGCCGTCGGGGTCCATGGTGGAACGGTGCGGCTGTGGGATCCAGCCACCCGCACCCCTGTCGGCGACCCCCTCAGCCACACAAGCGACGTCCGCTCGGTAGCGTTCTCGCCGGACGGACACCTCCTCGCCGCTGGCAGCGTCGACGGAACCATGCGGCTTTGGCACGCTGCTGGCACGCTGCCGGGAAGGCACGACGCGATGCCGCTCGCCGCCCGGGCGGTCCTCCACGGCATGCGACACGGTCGTTCCCTTGAGCTCGCCCCGCCACTCGAACACCGAGACGGTGTTCGGGACGCCGCTTTCTCTCCGGACGGACGCCTGCTCGCGACCGGCAGCGACGAGGGACTCGTACGGTTGTGGGACCCGGCGACCCGCACCCTGATGGCACCTCTCACTGGACACGACGGGCGCATCTGGTCCGTGGCGTTCTCCCCGGACGGACTCATCCTCGCCACCACAAGTGAGGACGGGACCGTGCGGCTGTGGGACCCGGCGACCCGCACCCTGATGGCACCTCTCACTGGACACGACGGGCGCATCTGGTCCGTGGCGTTCTCCCCGGACGGACTCATCCTCGCCACCACAAGTGAGGACGGGACCGTGCGGCTGTGGGACCCAGCCACCCGCACTCCCATCGGCGACCCTCTCACCGGACACGACCAGTGGGTTCCGTCGCTGGCGTTCTCCCCGGACGGAGGCATCCTGGCCACTGTAGGCATCGATGCGACCGTGCGGCTGTGGGACCCAGCCACCCGCCTCCCCGTCGGCGACCCCTTCACCCACAAGGCTCCAGTTTGGTCAGTGGCGTTCTCCCCCGACGGGCGCACCCTCGCCACCGGTCACGCGAACGCGGCGCTACAGCTGTGGGACTCGGCCAGCCGCATCCCCATTGGCGACCCCCTCACCCATATCGGGGGCGTCTCGTCACTGGCGTTCTCCGCCGACGGACTCATCCTCGCCACCACAAGTGAGGACGGGACCGTGCGGCTGTGGGACCCAGCCACCCGCACTCCCATCGGCGACCCCCTCACCGGACACGAGGGGAGCATCTCGTCCGTGGTGTTCTCCCCGGACTCCTCCCTACTCGCCGTGGCCAGCGGAGGGATGGTTGTGCTGTACGCCTGA
- a CDS encoding DUF488 family protein, N3 subclade has protein sequence MAGRPAASPQERARARALAQQIRSLRTARGWTRERLAKEAGLHTRTLVRLESEGPIQPGFFTVGALAQALEVSLDDLLRTAQLEPGLWSAGYEGRSIDSFVAALVDAQIDTVADVRLTPISRKPGFSKTRLRDALAAAGIEYTHLRGLGNPKENRAPFWEGRVAEGRATFRGLLRADAAAENLADLTERARSSRVAVLCFEQDEQCCHRKVVLDVVGRAAGVSVLPLA, from the coding sequence ATGGCCGGTCGACCAGCAGCAAGTCCTCAGGAACGAGCCCGCGCACGGGCCTTGGCTCAACAGATCCGCTCCCTGCGCACAGCTCGCGGGTGGACACGTGAACGTTTGGCCAAGGAAGCCGGGCTGCATACGCGGACCCTGGTACGGCTGGAGAGCGAAGGCCCGATCCAGCCGGGCTTCTTCACTGTAGGAGCTCTCGCCCAGGCGCTAGAAGTCTCGCTCGATGATCTCCTGCGGACGGCACAGCTGGAACCTGGACTGTGGTCGGCGGGCTACGAAGGCAGAAGCATCGACTCCTTCGTCGCAGCCCTGGTAGATGCACAGATCGATACCGTCGCTGACGTCCGGCTGACACCGATCAGCCGTAAGCCGGGCTTCAGCAAGACGCGTCTGCGCGACGCCCTGGCAGCAGCAGGCATCGAGTACACGCATCTGCGCGGGCTGGGGAATCCGAAAGAGAATCGCGCCCCGTTCTGGGAGGGACGCGTGGCGGAGGGTCGCGCCACCTTCCGTGGCCTGCTGCGCGCGGACGCCGCTGCTGAGAACCTGGCTGACCTGACTGAGCGGGCACGGTCGTCGCGGGTTGCGGTCCTGTGTTTCGAGCAGGACGAGCAGTGCTGTCACCGCAAGGTGGTACTGGATGTCGTCGGGCGGGCCGCTGGGGTGTCCGTTCTCCCGCTGGCCTGA
- a CDS encoding CHAT domain-containing protein, whose protein sequence is MDDGVADRASRLLQHGAELMGRDALIEAEIALRKAAGLFPVDDLRRSTCLEKLGKIRVARGKLEQAAASFRSSFIVVAANAYRAYTGSLEVRRNAASWLGEAVGLSVSLALMASNPKITASAMRQVMTWKAITAALTKVEPPRAGPLFPRLSETWSRLPADGVLLEFLRYAPHDFTAPLESAGQLPDRYACFALGGWADDRRVTLVDVGLAKEIDDCVADVREEMSGLASYHGGCVSMPVAEMRRLFEAEDDGSDGPPVTAQMQVTYSRSHQLIEHTVTIDAVSFRQLMWDLSNGTSTFPQEQLHRLYGLQASAGKTENPDPPHLPEPPSNVRGWASCALAAAVLEPLRPLVSRARRVIIAPDSELWLAPFAALPNTDGSPWLTDATLTFVNHGLEPTTDDSPAVGAGDPLVVADPAFGAPDGKRKRTVFAPLPHALEEGKIVASLLGVAVTTGLDATDMLLRNVRSPRVLHLATHAFAVRRREVASRGLPNVNHLGRFRGFELLTHSDKPWHRCGVALANAALWESTGESLPKPGDGLLLGSDIAGLSLKDTALVVLSACETGLGEVGAGDVPWSAGHAFRQAGARVVVMSLWRVPDGTTRTVIQEFYRRLAAGASPAHALQQAQRKAWSEGLHPRHWAGFVCLGVPAHTLRPFALVPSQHRHCRGVARRRRGFRGPRG, encoded by the coding sequence ATGGACGACGGTGTGGCCGACCGTGCCTCTCGACTCCTGCAGCACGGCGCGGAACTGATGGGCCGGGATGCGCTGATCGAGGCGGAGATCGCGCTTCGCAAAGCTGCCGGCCTGTTCCCCGTGGACGACCTCCGACGGTCCACCTGTCTGGAGAAGCTGGGCAAGATCCGCGTTGCCCGCGGCAAGCTCGAACAAGCCGCGGCCTCCTTCCGATCTTCCTTCATCGTGGTGGCCGCCAACGCGTATCGTGCGTACACGGGCTCGCTGGAGGTGCGGCGTAATGCCGCGTCCTGGCTCGGCGAAGCGGTGGGCCTGTCTGTGTCCCTGGCGCTGATGGCGTCCAATCCGAAGATCACCGCTTCTGCCATGCGGCAGGTCATGACCTGGAAAGCGATCACGGCTGCACTCACCAAGGTCGAACCGCCGCGAGCCGGCCCGCTGTTTCCCCGTCTGTCGGAGACCTGGAGCCGGCTGCCGGCCGATGGCGTCCTCCTCGAGTTCTTGCGCTACGCGCCTCACGACTTCACCGCCCCGCTGGAATCTGCGGGGCAACTGCCCGACAGGTACGCCTGCTTCGCGCTCGGAGGCTGGGCCGACGACCGTCGGGTCACCCTCGTCGACGTCGGGCTCGCCAAAGAGATCGACGACTGCGTTGCAGACGTGCGGGAGGAAATGTCCGGGCTGGCCTCCTATCACGGCGGTTGCGTCTCCATGCCCGTCGCGGAGATGCGTCGCCTGTTCGAAGCCGAGGACGACGGGTCCGACGGGCCACCCGTGACCGCACAGATGCAGGTGACCTACAGCCGCTCGCATCAGCTCATCGAGCACACGGTCACCATTGACGCCGTCTCGTTCCGGCAGTTGATGTGGGACCTCAGCAACGGCACGAGTACGTTTCCGCAGGAGCAGTTGCATCGCTTGTACGGACTTCAGGCATCGGCCGGCAAGACCGAAAACCCTGACCCTCCCCACCTCCCGGAGCCGCCCTCCAACGTGAGGGGTTGGGCATCATGTGCTCTGGCCGCAGCCGTACTCGAGCCTCTGCGCCCCCTCGTGTCCCGGGCCCGCCGAGTCATCATCGCTCCCGATTCCGAACTGTGGCTGGCACCGTTCGCCGCTCTGCCCAATACCGACGGCAGTCCATGGCTGACCGATGCCACCCTCACCTTCGTCAACCACGGTCTGGAACCGACGACGGACGACTCGCCGGCGGTCGGCGCCGGGGATCCCCTGGTCGTCGCGGACCCGGCTTTCGGCGCACCGGACGGTAAACGGAAACGGACAGTCTTCGCGCCGCTTCCCCACGCCCTCGAGGAGGGGAAGATCGTGGCATCACTCCTCGGAGTCGCCGTCACGACGGGCCTCGACGCCACCGACATGCTGCTGCGCAATGTCCGGTCGCCGCGTGTTCTGCATCTGGCCACCCACGCCTTCGCCGTCCGCCGTCGGGAAGTCGCCAGTAGGGGTCTCCCCAACGTGAACCACCTCGGCCGATTCCGCGGATTCGAGCTCCTCACGCACTCGGACAAGCCGTGGCATCGCTGCGGAGTGGCGTTGGCCAACGCGGCGCTGTGGGAATCCACGGGTGAGAGTCTGCCGAAACCGGGTGACGGCCTGCTCCTGGGATCCGACATCGCCGGACTCTCCCTGAAAGACACGGCTCTGGTCGTACTCAGCGCATGCGAGACCGGACTCGGCGAGGTCGGGGCGGGCGATGTGCCCTGGTCGGCCGGTCACGCCTTCCGCCAGGCCGGAGCCAGAGTCGTCGTCATGAGCCTGTGGCGCGTTCCGGACGGAACGACCCGGACGGTGATCCAGGAGTTCTACCGCCGCCTTGCTGCCGGCGCCTCGCCGGCGCACGCGCTTCAGCAAGCGCAGAGGAAGGCTTGGTCGGAAGGACTGCACCCTCGGCACTGGGCCGGGTTCGTCTGTCTCGGAGTTCCTGCCCATACACTTCGCCCCTTCGCCCTTGTACCGTCCCAACACCGTCACTGCCGTGGAGTGGCCAGACGCCGGAGGGGGTTCCGTGGACCACGTGGCTGA
- a CDS encoding Crp/Fnr family transcriptional regulator: MYALPAETGDALLTLGSRHRYADGQQLLTEGDSTTHAILLLDASVKVSATTADGRSTLLAVRHSGDLVGEMAALDGRPRVATVTAVGTAKVQAISQQEFRTFLHRHPLAAAAVSRQVVERLRAATRRRVDFAGVPVQVRLCRVLAEWCEENGSQTPCRVGLTQYELATLIGAAEVSVSRALRTLAQDGVIRTGYRWIEIPDCTAIRQLGNRRP; this comes from the coding sequence ATGTACGCACTTCCCGCGGAAACCGGAGATGCTCTGCTCACCCTCGGCTCCCGGCACCGCTATGCGGACGGGCAGCAATTGCTGACGGAAGGGGACAGCACCACACATGCGATCCTGCTCCTCGACGCGTCCGTCAAGGTCAGTGCCACGACCGCGGACGGCCGGTCGACGCTGCTGGCAGTACGTCACAGCGGCGATCTGGTCGGAGAGATGGCGGCACTCGACGGGCGGCCTCGCGTGGCCACAGTGACGGCTGTCGGTACTGCAAAGGTCCAGGCCATTTCCCAGCAGGAGTTCCGGACCTTCCTGCACCGGCACCCGCTGGCAGCGGCCGCCGTCAGTCGGCAAGTCGTCGAGCGGCTGCGGGCCGCCACACGGCGACGGGTCGACTTCGCAGGCGTACCCGTACAGGTGAGGCTGTGCCGGGTATTGGCGGAGTGGTGCGAGGAGAACGGCAGCCAGACTCCCTGCCGCGTCGGGCTCACGCAGTACGAGTTGGCCACGCTGATAGGAGCCGCCGAGGTGAGTGTCAGCCGTGCCCTGCGCACGCTCGCCCAGGACGGTGTCATCCGGACGGGATACCGGTGGATCGAGATCCCCGACTGCACCGCGATCCGGCAGCTGGGAAACAGGAGGCCGTAG
- a CDS encoding ATP-grasp domain-containing protein, whose product MADRISSLRPLVVLDAAGVQRIPFVVSATRLGVETTNGHGAAHLQDAHRGWIRRPAPADWDVGMRWGSKQAAVQGAWRTLLVSLLRNPACEWLTSLDALLAAENKIVQCRTATGAGIDVPPLIVTNDPSEVSSLPGHLVAKPLGPPQYWLEQGDPRIVFAAPVDTQDPSVAELLAGAPFILQERVRAVRHLRVVTVRDEAWAFQIPAEGIPLDWRRSAAAHTSWRPLKAPDIEQRAVDLSAAMSVRYSSQDWIETASGTYFIDLNPGGQWLFLPDPEASQISAAIAHWLQG is encoded by the coding sequence GTGGCGGATCGCATCTCCTCGCTCCGCCCGTTGGTCGTCCTCGACGCAGCCGGTGTCCAGCGCATCCCGTTCGTGGTCTCCGCAACTCGCCTCGGCGTGGAGACCACGAACGGTCACGGAGCCGCCCACCTCCAGGACGCCCACCGCGGCTGGATCCGGCGCCCCGCGCCGGCCGACTGGGACGTAGGGATGAGATGGGGAAGCAAACAGGCCGCGGTGCAGGGCGCGTGGCGAACGCTGCTGGTGTCGCTGCTGCGCAACCCCGCCTGCGAGTGGCTGACGTCCCTGGACGCGTTGCTCGCCGCCGAGAACAAGATCGTGCAGTGCCGGACCGCCACTGGGGCAGGTATCGACGTGCCCCCGCTGATAGTCACCAACGACCCGTCCGAGGTGTCGTCTCTGCCGGGGCATCTCGTCGCCAAACCCCTCGGCCCCCCGCAGTACTGGCTCGAGCAGGGCGATCCCCGGATCGTCTTCGCGGCCCCAGTAGACACGCAAGACCCGTCGGTCGCAGAACTCCTGGCGGGCGCACCATTCATTCTGCAAGAACGCGTCAGGGCCGTACGACATCTGCGGGTCGTGACGGTGCGCGATGAGGCCTGGGCCTTCCAGATCCCGGCAGAAGGCATCCCCCTGGACTGGCGCAGGAGCGCCGCCGCGCACACATCGTGGCGGCCGTTGAAGGCACCAGACATCGAACAACGGGCAGTCGACCTGTCGGCAGCAATGTCCGTCAGGTACTCCAGCCAGGACTGGATCGAGACAGCAAGTGGCACGTACTTCATCGATCTCAATCCCGGCGGGCAGTGGCTCTTTCTGCCCGATCCCGAGGCGTCACAGATATCCGCGGCGATCGCCCACTGGCTGCAGGGCTGA
- a CDS encoding NaeI family type II restriction endonuclease → MSSIVLLLREVIDESGTGLRGLAEKLRAEHREGPLPRGYQTLSKRLRGIGLQNEPHLIHAIISTCTEGDRRQHVTARVTELLADARSAAATAGGTPRKQPTATDRQLVDALAEINTLHKKMERLRSRAERAEKKLTKARELLAAGSRETPVNTPLPKRTVGKSGTSFTSAPQPPAAVVPVPRETPAAQAVPAPLRRKDSASAEEVITFLNAVPGLQRRTASSLRAAFDSVLDGERTGRYDLAKLNKAEKTYLGSRVEHFLWQAWGLNKRNADSRLRHVPLRFTWTSTWMLGPEHVGRVCLLVRASDSESRCSLGVLAVAPEHLNRLNSNRDGKTTLSVAGRSAIHWLFEDDTLPENALLHLDQPTLAQVFSPTDDAAADHAQGRTNNLFRAVQGRLLDRSAIRTVAMDPDSPRRVREARRNLLAEGILLLGHQGNQPRIATALGLPQPNKGEWVSVRVARRHPGDGDAPFVEIDGEEWRIAAPDDPVESAPYVY, encoded by the coding sequence ATGAGCAGCATCGTTCTGCTGCTTCGCGAGGTGATCGATGAAAGCGGAACAGGGCTGCGCGGCTTGGCGGAGAAGCTCAGGGCCGAGCACCGGGAGGGTCCGCTGCCCCGCGGGTACCAGACGCTGTCGAAGCGACTCAGAGGCATAGGCCTGCAGAACGAGCCGCACCTGATCCACGCCATCATCTCCACGTGCACGGAGGGGGATCGCCGGCAGCACGTTACGGCGCGGGTCACGGAGCTCCTGGCCGACGCCCGGAGCGCCGCTGCCACCGCCGGGGGTACCCCGCGCAAGCAGCCGACTGCAACGGACCGGCAACTGGTCGACGCTCTGGCCGAGATCAACACGCTGCACAAGAAGATGGAACGGCTGCGGAGCAGAGCTGAGCGGGCCGAGAAGAAGCTCACGAAGGCCCGCGAACTGCTCGCTGCAGGCAGCCGGGAGACACCCGTGAATACGCCCCTACCCAAGCGCACCGTCGGAAAATCCGGCACTTCCTTCACCAGCGCGCCACAACCGCCCGCAGCAGTCGTCCCCGTTCCACGCGAGACCCCGGCGGCGCAGGCCGTACCTGCCCCACTACGCCGGAAGGACAGCGCGAGCGCCGAGGAGGTCATCACCTTCTTGAACGCGGTCCCGGGCCTCCAGCGGCGCACAGCTTCTTCGCTGCGAGCAGCCTTCGACAGCGTGCTGGACGGCGAGAGGACCGGCCGCTACGACCTCGCCAAGCTGAACAAAGCCGAGAAGACGTACTTGGGGAGCAGGGTCGAGCACTTCCTCTGGCAAGCCTGGGGGCTCAATAAACGCAACGCCGACAGCCGCCTGCGCCACGTACCGCTGCGCTTCACCTGGACCTCCACGTGGATGCTGGGGCCGGAGCACGTCGGGCGCGTGTGCCTGCTGGTACGTGCCAGCGACAGCGAGTCCCGATGTAGCCTGGGGGTGCTAGCCGTTGCACCCGAACATCTCAATCGCCTCAACTCGAACCGGGACGGGAAGACGACTTTGTCGGTCGCCGGCAGGAGCGCCATCCATTGGCTCTTCGAGGACGACACGCTGCCGGAGAACGCGTTGCTCCACCTCGACCAGCCCACTTTGGCGCAGGTCTTCTCGCCCACGGACGATGCGGCCGCGGACCACGCCCAGGGCCGCACGAACAACCTCTTCCGGGCCGTGCAGGGGCGACTGCTCGACCGCTCCGCCATACGCACCGTGGCGATGGACCCGGACAGCCCGAGACGCGTGCGCGAGGCCCGCAGGAACCTTCTGGCTGAAGGCATCCTCCTGCTGGGACATCAAGGGAACCAACCACGGATCGCTACAGCACTCGGGCTGCCTCAGCCAAACAAAGGCGAGTGGGTCAGCGTCAGGGTGGCCCGCCGGCACCCCGGCGACGGCGACGCTCCGTTCGTCGAGATCGACGGCGAGGAGTGGAGAATCGCCGCACCCGACGACCCCGTCGAGAGCGCGCCATACGTTTACTGA
- a CDS encoding RelA/SpoT domain-containing protein yields MNAVNEAFHRYRVERPRIEKAAQLTAAHLWRRAARARIMCEVSHRAKEVGSFVTKAHHKRYTDPWAQITDKAGVRIVVQHRGLLDPALGLVKECLTLVGKPEDNRDAPGDEDRLQYPRLHVQVQAYGDQTGDDGYPYECEIQIRTEATDLWARMSHKLMYKTGATAVPPDVRRSLYRLIALVELYDLEVERGVDALAQHPDFTHSNRLLAEAEHIYRTFTDHHHRRDLSEDVVDVLLRTIDGEPNYGDRLAQFAEQRREDLERAYEDYGPTSDHFLRHGRYVLASQPESLIIFERLSTVKMLLRGIWEDHLPETMLKDMAEIWGVHL; encoded by the coding sequence GTGAATGCCGTCAACGAAGCCTTCCATCGCTACCGCGTGGAGCGGCCACGCATCGAGAAGGCAGCCCAGCTCACCGCGGCACACCTCTGGCGGCGTGCCGCCCGGGCCCGCATCATGTGCGAAGTCTCCCACCGGGCGAAGGAAGTCGGCAGCTTCGTCACCAAGGCCCACCACAAGCGGTACACCGACCCCTGGGCCCAGATCACCGACAAGGCGGGCGTCCGCATCGTCGTCCAACACCGGGGACTACTGGACCCCGCTCTCGGCCTTGTCAAGGAGTGTCTGACCCTCGTCGGCAAACCGGAGGACAACCGCGACGCACCCGGCGACGAGGACCGCCTGCAATACCCCCGTCTGCACGTCCAGGTGCAGGCCTACGGCGACCAGACGGGCGACGACGGATACCCCTATGAGTGCGAGATCCAGATCCGCACCGAGGCAACGGACTTGTGGGCTCGTATGTCCCACAAGCTCATGTACAAAACAGGCGCCACCGCCGTACCCCCCGATGTCAGACGCTCGCTGTACCGTTTGATCGCCCTGGTCGAACTGTATGACCTCGAGGTCGAACGGGGGGTAGACGCCTTGGCACAGCACCCCGATTTCACCCACAGCAATCGTCTTCTGGCCGAAGCAGAACACATCTACCGCACCTTCACCGACCATCATCACCGGCGCGACCTGTCGGAGGACGTCGTGGACGTTCTTCTGCGCACCATCGACGGGGAGCCGAACTACGGTGACCGCCTAGCCCAGTTCGCCGAGCAGCGGCGCGAAGACCTCGAACGCGCCTACGAAGATTACGGGCCCACCAGTGACCACTTCTTACGCCACGGCCGCTACGTACTTGCCAGCCAGCCCGAAAGCCTGATCATCTTCGAGCGTCTCAGCACTGTCAAAATGCTCCTGCGGGGCATCTGGGAAGACCATCTGCCCGAGACCATGCTCAAAGACATGGCAGAGATCTGGGGAGTCCATCTGTGA
- a CDS encoding nucleoid-associated protein, which translates to MPQQSPDMCSASRPAASVHAERRYGRAPAPTAGRHLGADDAQRMSVRSITCGVRMSGDFAQLVVEEAIFHLVPQHRRSDPVQPEVQLSEAVCQLTDDVRTALQANFRGFLASLGREIVEEPEAKSALPDYVHEYLTHKRDLVDVSGDLAHLLWNSQTGNNPSGLLLVASARLAGERALLMVKLEQEAGMQAKETVIDGLRTFDMRYFADLLMTENNKVYKAALFSAAGITEAGLEGWAADKQLSGSNKAIATFFLQAFLGCRQKKDPRELTKGFHNAAVDWVDNHAVADRRIRYLMAVLVELQRASPTLDPTGFAADHLDLYDQDSFLEFLSGHNVPVRVFDKDTADIDNRLNQLRLGFDSGIFIVAPVETVREDITVEDHDDGTSTVTIDGVITSTRSYAGGRRKKDARSADGSAAPDTPSA; encoded by the coding sequence TTGCCGCAGCAGTCTCCTGACATGTGCTCAGCATCCCGCCCTGCGGCAAGCGTTCACGCTGAGAGACGCTACGGACGCGCGCCGGCTCCGACCGCCGGGCGTCACCTGGGTGCTGATGATGCTCAGCGGATGAGCGTCCGCTCAATCACGTGTGGGGTGCGAATGTCGGGCGATTTCGCTCAGCTTGTTGTCGAAGAAGCCATTTTTCACCTGGTGCCACAGCACAGGCGGTCGGATCCGGTGCAGCCGGAGGTCCAGCTCAGCGAAGCGGTGTGCCAGCTGACCGACGACGTGCGCACCGCGCTTCAGGCCAACTTCCGCGGCTTCCTTGCCTCGTTGGGCCGCGAGATCGTCGAGGAGCCTGAGGCGAAGTCCGCACTTCCGGACTACGTCCACGAGTACTTGACGCACAAGCGCGACCTCGTCGACGTGTCCGGTGACCTGGCACATCTGCTGTGGAACAGCCAGACGGGCAACAACCCCTCAGGTCTCCTCTTGGTTGCCTCCGCCCGGCTCGCCGGAGAGCGAGCCCTCCTGATGGTCAAACTGGAGCAGGAAGCGGGGATGCAGGCGAAGGAGACCGTCATCGACGGTCTGCGCACGTTCGACATGCGCTACTTCGCCGATCTGCTGATGACGGAGAACAACAAGGTGTACAAAGCGGCCTTGTTCTCCGCCGCTGGCATCACCGAGGCCGGCCTGGAGGGATGGGCGGCCGACAAACAGCTGTCCGGCTCGAACAAAGCCATCGCGACGTTCTTCCTGCAGGCGTTCCTAGGGTGCCGGCAGAAGAAGGACCCCCGTGAACTCACTAAGGGCTTCCATAACGCTGCTGTCGACTGGGTCGACAACCACGCAGTCGCGGACCGGCGTATCCGCTACCTCATGGCCGTGCTGGTCGAGCTGCAGAGAGCCTCGCCCACGCTGGATCCCACCGGGTTCGCGGCAGACCATCTCGACCTCTACGACCAGGACAGCTTCCTCGAGTTCCTCAGCGGCCACAACGTGCCGGTCAGGGTGTTCGACAAGGACACCGCAGACATCGACAACCGCCTCAACCAGCTCCGTCTTGGCTTCGACAGCGGCATCTTCATCGTCGCCCCCGTGGAGACCGTCCGGGAGGACATCACCGTCGAAGACCACGACGACGGAACCTCGACCGTCACCATCGACGGCGTCATCACCTCGACGCGCAGCTACGCCGGCGGTCGGCGCAAGAAGGATGCCCGGTCGGCAGACGGCAGCGCAGCACCGGACACTCCGAGCGCGTGA
- a CDS encoding DUF2399 domain-containing protein, which produces MTADLNLIAEDPDLAPLWHAVHDRLSAGKAPADIATVTVPALSPGAVAALRSWLDTPAQRRRGRTSVPHTPGGVKVPLRALLGALGLSTEQLQPLVERVVGRQVVNRRADRLKSAVLREELWDYAATQLPHLPMLQARLKSAGLEDTAAAGMRRLIDALASLTRELPYKPPRALAKLAHDHTGDPHYFDLGTLPGQRLVTAVAELASQPEPTRPDHIRAMLARHGVIADRLSATVLLYRVNALGDGPIDRRLRESTAPVALTLLDLTLTPPLLAPQPLTVVENPSVLEAALACAGSASLACTSGQLRAVDHTLLQLAADQGVPLRYAGDLDSAGLQIASVVQQLYGAELVAMDAATAQEAAISPSAVPLEALPDSYANTEVGETLLAGGRNVYQEHDAILTRLLRGDAHHPDPESPERQTTSLRDEPPVCR; this is translated from the coding sequence GTGACGGCAGATCTGAACCTCATCGCTGAGGACCCCGACCTCGCCCCGCTGTGGCACGCCGTCCACGACCGCCTCAGCGCAGGCAAGGCCCCGGCCGACATCGCCACCGTCACCGTGCCCGCCCTCTCCCCGGGCGCGGTAGCCGCCTTGCGGTCCTGGCTCGACACTCCCGCCCAGCGCCGCCGCGGCCGCACCTCCGTCCCCCATACACCCGGCGGCGTCAAGGTGCCGCTGCGCGCCCTCCTGGGTGCGCTTGGCCTCTCCACGGAGCAACTGCAACCGCTCGTCGAGCGCGTGGTGGGGCGCCAAGTCGTCAACCGCAGGGCCGACCGGCTCAAGTCGGCCGTGCTGCGCGAGGAGTTGTGGGACTACGCCGCGACCCAGCTTCCGCATCTGCCGATGCTCCAGGCCCGGCTCAAATCCGCCGGACTCGAAGACACCGCAGCCGCCGGGATGCGCCGACTCATCGACGCCCTCGCGTCGCTGACACGCGAGCTGCCCTACAAGCCCCCGCGTGCGCTGGCCAAACTCGCCCACGACCACACCGGAGACCCGCACTATTTCGACCTCGGAACGCTTCCCGGCCAGCGCCTCGTCACGGCCGTTGCCGAGCTCGCCAGCCAGCCAGAACCCACCCGCCCCGACCACATACGCGCCATGCTGGCCCGACACGGCGTCATCGCGGACCGGCTCTCGGCCACCGTGCTGCTCTACCGTGTCAACGCCCTGGGCGACGGGCCGATCGACCGGCGCCTCAGAGAATCGACCGCACCCGTAGCCCTCACCCTCCTCGACCTCACGCTCACCCCGCCCCTGCTGGCGCCCCAGCCGCTTACCGTTGTGGAGAATCCCTCCGTTCTGGAAGCAGCCCTCGCCTGTGCCGGCAGCGCGTCGCTGGCCTGCACCAGCGGACAGCTGCGGGCCGTCGACCACACGCTCCTGCAACTCGCGGCGGACCAGGGCGTGCCCCTGCGCTACGCAGGGGATCTCGACAGCGCGGGCCTGCAGATCGCATCCGTCGTGCAGCAGCTGTACGGCGCCGAACTCGTGGCAATGGACGCGGCCACTGCGCAGGAGGCGGCGATCAGCCCTTCCGCGGTTCCCCTCGAAGCGCTGCCCGACTCCTACGCCAACACGGAGGTGGGCGAGACGCTTCTTGCCGGTGGCCGCAACGTCTATCAGGAACACGACGCCATCCTGACCCGGCTCCTTCGGGGGGACGCGCACCATCCGGATCCGGAGTCGCCGGAGAGGCAAACGACTTCGCTCCGCGATGAGCCGCCCGTTTGCAGATGA